GCAGCTTCCAAGCCTCCTCGGGATGAGGAGAGGCAGAAGAAATGCCGAAAACCTCATTAACACTATAGTAACGGGAACGATCAGGCTGTTCAGGATTAATAGGTGGTGTAACCAGTCCCCAGTTAATAGGCTCAGTGCCCTCCATCTTTGCGAACTCCTCGTAGCTATAGGCTGACGTAAGGGTTCCAAGAGTCATAGCTGCCTGTCCTGTTAGGAATAGAGGATACCCCGCGTCATCTTCCCCGTACAAGGCTTTTGATCGGAATGCTTCTAATGTATAATTCAGAATTCTTTTCCACTCATCTGTATTGATTGTAACCTTGAGGGTTTGCGGCTGAATGTAGGACAAGCCTTCGATCCGACCTGCCTCCAACAGATACTGTAGCTCAGCCTGCTGGGAGTAATTCTTCTGAAAGCCGTACAGCGCTTTACCGTCTTTATTTTGTTTGGGGAAGCGTGAAGCTAAGGCAAAGATATCCTTCCAGCCCATCTCAGAATGAGGAGGAGTAATGCCGAATTGGCTAAATAAATCCTTATTGTAAAATAACGCCTCACCTGAGAATGTTGGAGAAACGCCATAAAGCTCACCATTATCCGCAGCAGATTTCAATAAAGTGGTCATTATTGGGGACACCTTCGTTAAATCCTGATCTTTGTCCTGCTGAAACCGGGATGCTAAGGAAAGTAAATGACCTTGTTCAATTTCCTGCCGATACTGTGAGAGCTGCTGCATGTACTGGATATCAGCATCCTGGCTCGGATTGGCTGCTTCCCAGTCATAAGGAATAACTTGAATTTGAATGTTTGGATACTTTTTCTCAAATCCATAGCCATAGTCCCGGTAAAACTTCTGAGCGGATGGGTAGCTAACCTGCAAAATGACGGTCTCTTGCGGTTTGGAGCTCTGGCAGCCTGATAAGACGGTAACGGAACCAACGATTAGGACTAGCAGGTGGATCATTTTGAAGCGCATCTTTATTCCTCCGTTGCATTAGCGGGTTCGGATTTGAGCAGCAGCTCTGCTTTCCTCTGAAGCTCGTTTAGGGCCGTATCTAATGCGATATTGGGGTTAGACAGCAACTCGTTAAGAGTAAGGGAGGCTAACTCCCGTAATGGATCGGGAAGTGCGTCTGTAGCTGAGAGCTCTGGACGCAGCCGATGGAATACAGCTCTGTGCGTACGTTCCTCTTCATTAATGCCAAGCTGACTAGATAAGGTAGAGAGTCCATTCATGTCATTATTTTGCCACTTGGCTGCACGCTCGGATAATAAGAACTGCAGTACCTCCCAAGCATCATCGGAATTAGTCGAAGTCTGAGAAATAGCATAAAACCCATTAACATTCAGAGCAGTGGAGACATCCGGCTTAGTTGGATTGACGGGCATCGTGATCAAATCCCATTGAAAACCGAGCCGGCTCTGTTCGAATTTGTTTAAATCATTGCTATGCATTGTCGTCATAGCCCGCTCTCCAGAAAGAAACGGGTTTTCGTTAATGTCATCGAAGAGGATTTTACCGCTTCTTAAGGGCTGTATTGCGGAATCCCATACGTTACGCCATTCCACATTGTTAAATGAAACGGTGCGAGAAGCTGCATTATAGAGAGGTAGATTTAGTGTTTTACCCATCTCTAGAATCCAGTCCAAGGGGGTTCTGTCGATAATGGAGAGACCTTGCGGAAAACGCTGTGCGAGAAGGTTTATGTCATTCCAGCTCATTCCGTCCGTAGGGTAGGTAACTTTATACTTATCGAATAACTCTTTGTTAAAGGCAAGGGCTCGTCCATAAAAATACGGCGGCAGTCCATATAATTTTCCGTTACCATATAGCTTCGTGAGGGCAATGACTTCGGGTACTCTATTATCCAGTGAGTAGGAGTCCTTCTTCAAATAAGGCTCTAG
This portion of the Cohnella abietis genome encodes:
- a CDS encoding extracellular solute-binding protein; translation: MRFKMIHLLVLIVGSVTVLSGCQSSKPQETVILQVSYPSAQKFYRDYGYGFEKKYPNIQIQVIPYDWEAANPSQDADIQYMQQLSQYRQEIEQGHLLSLASRFQQDKDQDLTKVSPIMTTLLKSAADNGELYGVSPTFSGEALFYNKDLFSQFGITPPHSEMGWKDIFALASRFPKQNKDGKALYGFQKNYSQQAELQYLLEAGRIEGLSYIQPQTLKVTINTDEWKRILNYTLEAFRSKALYGEDDAGYPLFLTGQAAMTLGTLTSAYSYEEFAKMEGTEPINWGLVTPPINPEQPDRSRYYSVNEVFGISSASPHPEEAWKLLKYMITDSENTRLMANYKHREIPLITEYIQPIAGKDDLASLYTLQAIPNDPSPYVSINQEILNAFQEAAGPILDQVIRGEKSIDNALTEIEIKGQQAVDEAKAALQTKD
- a CDS encoding ABC transporter substrate-binding protein produces the protein MKKRSNLEEVCHLRKLIVLLIVICLFSILIVGCTDSKPTPLVDKDNITLNIGYLSEESFEKTYSNLLQREYPKLKVNIVPMSDLYRSKVTIEEWVKAHPVDLMYIPAHLFESFIDLGQLKELEPYLKKDSYSLDNRVPEVIALTKLYGNGKLYGLPPYFYGRALAFNKELFDKYKVTYPTDGMSWNDINLLAQRFPQGLSIIDRTPLDWILEMGKTLNLPLYNAASRTVSFNNVEWRNVWDSAIQPLRSGKILFDDINENPFLSGERAMTTMHSNDLNKFEQSRLGFQWDLITMPVNPTKPDVSTALNVNGFYAISQTSTNSDDAWEVLQFLLSERAAKWQNNDMNGLSTLSSQLGINEEERTHRAVFHRLRPELSATDALPDPLRELASLTLNELLSNPNIALDTALNELQRKAELLLKSEPANATEE